Within the Salinirubrum litoreum genome, the region CGGTCGGGCGGATCGAACCCTCGGGAAGGGCCTCGTACAGGTCGACCGCGAACTCGGGCGTCAGGTCGTAGGGCTCGTCCTGTTCGGCGTAGCGGTCTGCGACCATCCCGACGATTCGCCGCACGTCGCTCGCGTCACCCTCAGTGATCTCGTAGGCGTCCGCGTCCGTGTTCCGGACGTTCTTCCGGGCGTCACTGCTGAAGGAGGCCAGCATCTCGTCGTCCGGCCGGTCGACGTCGACGACGTAGGTGTACGCCGGCGACACCTCGAAGCCGCCCCACTGGAGCGGCCTGAGGTCGTCGTACCGGGTCGTCGTCCGGAGGTGGCCGTAGCGGTAGCCGACCTCCTGGGCCAGCAGGTCGAGACAGCTCTCGACGAACTGCTGGTGTCTGCGCTCTGCCTTCCGGGTCGAGAGCTTCTGGTGGTTCAGCAGCGCCGGTCCGAGATACGGCACCAGCAGGTTCGGCGGCGGCGAGAACAGGGTGCCGAGACCCGCAGTCGTCAGCCCGAAGCCGGGGAAGATGCCGACCGGTTCCTGGCCTTTGTAGC harbors:
- a CDS encoding lipid II:glycine glycyltransferase FemX, producing the protein MSIDVKRLGSVDTGGTDADAEQWNRFVEQSPQGTPFHRYEALEACADHSGSDLHTLVGYKGQEPVGIFPGFGLTTAGLGTLFSPPPNLLVPYLGPALLNHQKLSTRKAERRHQQFVESCLDLLAQEVGYRYGHLRTTTRYDDLRPLQWGGFEVSPAYTYVVDVDRPDDEMLASFSSDARKNVRNTDADAYEITEGDASDVRRIVGMVADRYAEQDEPYDLTPEFAVDLYEALPEGSIRPTVCHADGEFVGGILAVDGGETIYRWQGAVDFDCDLPVNDLLDWHLMTAGRERGATAYDLIGANTQRLNKYKAKWSPELSAYHVAEFGHPVIRAAAHLYKQYG